Proteins co-encoded in one Synergistaceae bacterium genomic window:
- a CDS encoding TlyA family RNA methyltransferase: MKPKLVRIDKLLVDKRLVDSRTLAQRYIEAGRVFVDGQMVTKSASQASSEAKIVIDAPEKPWVSRGAYKLIKALDFFGIDPSGKICIDIGASTGGFTDVLLSREAKLVYAVDVGYGQLAWKLRTDRRVVVMERTNARFLTQDMIGGEKADIIVSDASFISLKLLLKPLQELLKPDGRMVVLVKPQFEVGKEHVGKGVVSDPSLHASVINCLSEFIENETKMELLGKTFSPIRGPEGNIEFLFFLGIKGCRINAPQADDTEKLVAEAHKMTASVRENERGSVDHAGK; this comes from the coding sequence ATGAAGCCTAAACTTGTAAGGATAGATAAGCTTCTGGTAGACAAAAGGCTAGTTGATTCAAGGACCCTCGCCCAGAGATATATAGAGGCGGGGAGGGTCTTTGTTGATGGACAAATGGTAACAAAGTCTGCCTCTCAAGCGTCATCTGAGGCTAAAATCGTGATAGACGCACCGGAAAAACCATGGGTTAGCAGAGGAGCTTATAAACTTATAAAAGCACTCGATTTTTTCGGCATAGACCCCTCCGGGAAAATATGCATAGACATAGGGGCCTCTACCGGAGGATTCACGGATGTCCTCCTCTCCAGAGAAGCAAAGCTTGTGTATGCGGTTGACGTGGGATATGGGCAGCTCGCGTGGAAGCTGCGCACAGACCGGCGCGTCGTCGTTATGGAACGCACAAATGCGCGGTTTCTGACACAAGATATGATAGGAGGAGAAAAAGCGGATATAATTGTCTCAGACGCGTCATTTATCTCCCTGAAACTCCTTTTAAAACCTCTGCAGGAGCTTCTAAAACCTGATGGAAGGATGGTCGTCCTCGTAAAACCGCAATTTGAGGTGGGGAAAGAACATGTGGGCAAAGGAGTCGTTTCGGATCCATCGCTTCATGCTTCTGTAATAAACTGCCTGTCGGAGTTTATTGAAAATGAAACGAAAATGGAGCTTCTTGGAAAGACTTTTTCCCCGATCAGAGGTCCGGAGGGAAACATAGAATTTCTATTTTTTCTTGGAATAAAAGGATGCCGCATTAACGCGCCGCAGGCGGATGACACAGAGAAGCTGGTGGCGGAAGCGCACAAAATGACAGCGTCAGTCAGGGAAAATGAAAGAGGGTCGGTCGATCATGCAGGCAAATAA